Genomic DNA from Planctomycetota bacterium:
GATGCCGCAGAGGATGATCGCGTTGTCCGCCTTGTCGCGGACGACTTCGAGCTCGAACTCCTTCCAGCCGAGCACGCTCTGCTCGATCAGAATCTCGGTCGTCGGCGACGCGTCCAGACCGCTCCACGCGATCTCTTCGAACTCTTTGAGGTTGTAAGCGATGCCCCCGCCCGTGCCGCCGAGGGTGAAGGCGGGCCGAATGATCAGCGGCAGGCCGAGCCGTTCCTGGGCGGCCTTGGCTTCCTCCATCGTGTGGACCGTCTCGCTGAGCGGCACCATCAGGCCGATTTCGAGCATGAGGTCCTTGAATGCCTGCCGGTCTTCGCCTTTCCAGATCGCCTCGCGGTTGGCGCCGATCATCTCGACGCCGTGCTTCTGGAAGATGCCCTGGTCCCAGCAGGCCATGCCGACATTCAGGCCGGTCTGCCCGCCG
This window encodes:
- a CDS encoding carbamoyl-phosphate synthase subunit L; the encoded protein is MPKRNDLHAILLLGSGPIVIGQGCEFDYSGTQACRALRAEGYRVVLINSNPATIMTDPEMADATYVEPITPEAVEKILVREKEQGTPIDAVLPTLGGQTGLNVGMACWDQGIFQKHGVEMIGANREAIWKGEDRQAFKDLMLEIGLMVPLSETVHTMEEAKAAQERLGLPLIIRPAFTLGGTGGGIAYNLKEFEEIAWSGLDASPTTEILIEQSVLGWKEFELEVVRDKADNAIILCGI